The sequence below is a genomic window from Thermodesulfobacteriota bacterium.
GGATAAGATTTATCTTTATGAGTCGGTTTCCTTTCGGAATGCTGATGGCAAACCCAGAAACAAACGGGTCCCAATAGGTAAAATCGATCCCAAAACCGGAAATCCGCTGTATAAGCCTGAGTATTTGGAGCGTATGGCTGAAAAAGGAACTCCTATTGAGATACCAGCAACTAGCTTGACATTCTGTATCGAGGACATAAAACGTTCATCCATTAGGGACTATGGAGCCTTCTATCTCTTTAAGAGTATCGCAGAGAGTAGCGGACTGCTTGGTGTGTTGCAGGATTCATTGCCTAACTCGAACGAGGTATTTAACCTGGCCTGTTACCTCATTTCCTCTGGCGATCCTTTCCTCTATTGTGAGGAGTGGATTAATAGTACCGAATGCCTTCCGGTCGGCAGATTGTCGTCTCAACGCATCAGCGAGTTGTTGATATCCATAAGCCCGGACTCAAGGGAACGGTTTTACCAGGCATGGTGTCAGTACCGGAGCGAACAGGAATACCTTGCCCTTGACATTACCTCTATATCCTCCTACTCTAACCTGATTGAAGACGTTGAGTGGGGCTACAACCGGGATAAAGAAGCCCTTCCTCAAATCAATCTTTGCATGCTGATGGGAGAAAAATCGGGTCTACCCATTTATCAGACCGCCTACGGCGGCAGTCTCAAGGACGTTACAACCCTGAAAACCACGTTGTCCAAAATGAATGTATTATCGAAAGGTAAATCCACACTGATTGTTATGGACAAGGGCTTCTTCAGCACTAAAAATGTAAATGCCATGTTAAACGATGCGGCTAAATTACGCTTTGTAATCTCGGTTCCTTTTACCTCCAGCTTTGCGAAAAAGCAGGTTGAAAGTGAACGCAAGGATATTGACAGCCTCCAAAACACGATTGTTTCAGGGGATGATTCCGTGCGCGGGGTCACCAAACTTAGAGCCTGGAACAAGGATCACAAGATTTACACGCATGTTTACTTCAATGCACTGAAAGCAATGAAGCTTCGCGAGAACCTTTATGCCCATGTCACCCTTCTTAAAGAACGAGCGGAGGCTCATCCTACCGAGCATCTGCAGGATGAGGAGTACAGCAAATACCTGCATATCCGAAACTCAGAGAAATCTCCATCAGGTTT
It includes:
- a CDS encoding IS1634 family transposase; this translates as MTSIIRQRVGDKIYLYESVSFRNADGKPRNKRVPIGKIDPKTGNPLYKPEYLERMAEKGTPIEIPATSLTFCIEDIKRSSIRDYGAFYLFKSIAESSGLLGVLQDSLPNSNEVFNLACYLISSGDPFLYCEEWINSTECLPVGRLSSQRISELLISISPDSRERFYQAWCQYRSEQEYLALDITSISSYSNLIEDVEWGYNRDKEALPQINLCMLMGEKSGLPIYQTAYGGSLKDVTTLKTTLSKMNVLSKGKSTLIVMDKGFFSTKNVNAMLNDAAKLRFVISVPFTSSFAKKQVESERKDIDSLQNTIVSGDDSVRGVTKLRAWNKDHKIYTHVYFNALKAMKLRENLYAHVTLLKERAEAHPTEHLQDEEYSKYLHIRNSEKSPSGFTISIKEDASKKELETAGWMVLITNDVADAKEALRIYRDKDVVEKGFLRLKNSLDLGRLRVHREDTMQNKLFVGFISLILASHIHKVMLEKDLYKKLTMKKLLMTLSKLRVQVVNGTRILFPLTKDQKVIYKAFKINEPV